A DNA window from Brassica napus cultivar Da-Ae chromosome A4, Da-Ae, whole genome shotgun sequence contains the following coding sequences:
- the LOC106395020 gene encoding auxin-responsive protein IAA30: MGRRRSSPSSSIESSCKSNPFGVSSSNTRNLSTDLRLGLSFGSSSGQYYNGGENHDEYGVVAADHKMIIEEEDQNECNSLGNFYVKVNMEGVPIGRKIDLFSLNGYHDLITTLDYMFNASILWAEEEDMCSEKSHVLTYADKEGDWIMVGDVPWEMFLSSVRRLKISRTYHY; encoded by the exons atgggaagaagaagaagctcaccGTCTTCATCGATAGAAAGTAGCTGCAAAAGCAACCCATTTGGTGTCTCTTCGAGTAATACTCGGAACCTAAGCACGGACCTGAGGCTCGGACTTAGCTTCGGATCATCGTCCGGACAGTATTACAACGGTGGAGAAAATCATGATGAATATGGAGTCGTTGCGGCTGATCATAAAATgatcattgaagaagaagatcaaaacGAGTGTAATAGTCTCGGAAACTTCTACGTGAAGGTGAACATGGAAGGTGTTCCTATTGGAAGAAAAATCGATCTATTTTCTCTTAATGGATACCATGATTTGATCACAACTCTCGATTACATGTTCAACGCCTCAATCCTAT gggctgaagaagaagatatgtgTAGCGAGAAGAGTCATGTGCTAACGTACGCAGACAAGGAAGGTGACTGGATAATGGTTGGAGATGTTCCTTGGGA GATGTTCTTGTCTAGCGTGAGAAGACTAAAAATCTCAAGAACGTATCACTACTGA